The proteins below come from a single Ketobacter sp. MCCC 1A13808 genomic window:
- a CDS encoding DUF971 domain-containing protein yields MSRPLSKHLVQPQRVATPLPLNIHVFHPGKQVEIEWDDGLTTKTDFVEFRRYCACAWCRQQGLIGHDPAPESSVIKAICAVGEVGINIAFTDGHDRGLFPWEYLRTIADGTIANGSRGNASDE; encoded by the coding sequence ATGAGCCGCCCGCTGTCGAAGCACCTGGTGCAACCGCAACGGGTCGCCACTCCGCTGCCGCTCAATATTCATGTATTCCACCCGGGCAAGCAGGTGGAAATAGAATGGGATGATGGGCTCACCACCAAAACTGATTTTGTCGAGTTTCGGCGTTACTGCGCCTGCGCGTGGTGCCGTCAACAAGGGTTGATCGGTCATGATCCGGCTCCGGAGAGCAGCGTGATTAAAGCGATCTGTGCCGTCGGTGAGGTGGGTATTAATATCGCCTTCACCGATGGCCACGACCGAGGTCTATTTCCCTGGGAATATCTGCGCACAATTGCCGACGGCACGATTGCAAACGGCAGCCGCGGGAACGCGTCGGATGAGTGA
- a CDS encoding YeiH family protein has translation MSEKEQSASLDMLSAGHARIKHLRTYMPGVVLCATVAMAAQFIGEHYGGPVILLALLLGMAFNQLAEDTTFERGIEFCARSLLRFGVALLGVQISFDQLQTIGSAPYVLVLISVPSVIGFSFLVGKVLNFNPVQSLIAGIAVAICGVAAVLAVLAVIPKTKQDDKHSLCILVGVTGVSTCCMLLYPLLAGSLGIQDDGLGLFLGATIHDIAQVVGAGYLVSDHVGDVAIFTKMLRVSLLVVLVLLVSLYYRKQAVPRSKGISLPIPAFLIGFMSLMILVNTVDVAQPLVDELGHFSRLCLLLTIAALGVKTQLVAMVRKGWKSLIHLICNTLFLAALTLLLLQLY, from the coding sequence ATGAGTGAAAAAGAACAATCGGCTTCGTTGGATATGCTCAGCGCCGGTCACGCGCGGATCAAGCATCTGCGAACCTATATGCCGGGAGTGGTGCTCTGTGCCACTGTCGCAATGGCGGCACAGTTTATTGGTGAGCATTACGGTGGCCCGGTGATTTTGCTGGCATTGCTGCTGGGCATGGCGTTCAACCAACTGGCGGAAGATACCACGTTTGAACGCGGCATCGAATTTTGTGCGCGTTCGTTGTTGCGTTTTGGTGTGGCGCTGCTCGGAGTGCAAATCAGTTTCGATCAACTGCAAACCATTGGCTCGGCACCCTATGTACTGGTATTGATTTCGGTGCCGTCGGTGATCGGATTTAGCTTTTTAGTCGGCAAGGTACTGAATTTCAATCCGGTGCAGAGTTTGATTGCGGGTATTGCGGTGGCCATTTGCGGCGTTGCCGCGGTGTTGGCTGTGCTGGCCGTTATTCCCAAAACCAAACAGGATGATAAGCACAGTCTTTGTATATTAGTGGGGGTCACCGGGGTCAGTACTTGCTGCATGTTGTTATACCCGCTGCTGGCAGGCAGCCTGGGCATTCAGGATGACGGGCTGGGGTTGTTTTTGGGCGCTACCATTCATGACATCGCGCAGGTCGTGGGCGCGGGTTATCTGGTATCCGATCACGTGGGTGACGTTGCAATCTTTACAAAGATGCTAAGGGTGTCGTTGCTGGTGGTATTGGTTTTATTGGTGTCGCTGTATTACCGTAAACAGGCGGTACCCCGTAGCAAGGGTATCAGCTTGCCGATTCCGGCGTTTTTGATCGGCTTTATGTCGCTCATGATATTGGTTAACACGGTCGACGTAGCGCAACCGTTGGTGGACGAGTTGGGCCATTTCTCTCGCCTGTGTTTGTTGTTGACCATTGCTGCGTTGGGGGTCAAGACCCAGTTGGTGGCGATGGTGAGAAAGGGTTGGAAATCGTTGATTCACCTGATCTGTAATACCCTGTTTCTGGCGGCGCTGACCTTGTTGCTGTTGCAGTTGTACTAG
- the prlC gene encoding oligopeptidase A yields MNSLLESQVLPLFSQIQPEQVEPAISQIIERNHQRIAELVEHAEQHEVTLQNFLLPFEELNDDLSKAWSPVSHLNSVMNNEALRNAYNACLPKLSEYSTVLGQHQGLYKAYKALKESPQFNDMTVAQKKVIDNALRDFHLSGIDLPKDKQVRYGEISKRLSELTSKFSENVLDCTNAFSHHVKDEKELSGLPETQLQAAKLAAEAKQMDGYLLTLDIPVYIAVMTYCDNRDLRKTFYEAYNTKSSECGPFAGQWDNNPLMDEILALRHELAVLLGFNNYAERSIATKMTETTDQVLNFLYDLSEKALPAARKEVEELQQFAALQFEHPDLQAWDVGYFSEKLKHQRYAISQEALRPWFPLEKVLSGLFEIATRLFGVTFEMDSRVDVYHNDVRFYRVYRDGEAIAGFYLDLYARANKRGGAWMDVCRSRRRTVAGELQKPIAYLTCNFNGPVGEKPALLTHSEVTTLFHEFGHGLHHMLTRVEEDAVSGIAGVAWDAVELPSQFLENWCWEKEAIPLMSGHFESGEPLPDEMLEKMLAAKNFQSAMMMVRQLEFSIFDFRIHLEYQPGMNIHSVLQAVRERVSVISPPEFNRFECSFSHIFAGGYAAGYYSYKWAEVLSADAFSRFEEEGIFNSEIGRDFRQHILEMGGSEEPMALFKRFRGREPKVDALLRHSGLTG; encoded by the coding sequence ATGAATAGCCTATTAGAATCCCAAGTCCTACCGCTCTTCAGCCAAATTCAGCCGGAACAGGTTGAACCCGCCATTAGTCAAATAATTGAACGAAATCACCAGCGTATTGCAGAACTGGTCGAGCACGCCGAGCAACACGAAGTCACCCTGCAGAACTTTCTGTTGCCTTTCGAAGAACTGAATGACGATTTGTCCAAGGCCTGGTCTCCGGTTAGTCATCTGAACAGTGTGATGAATAATGAAGCACTGCGTAACGCCTACAACGCGTGCTTGCCCAAACTATCGGAATATTCCACCGTCTTGGGACAGCATCAGGGGCTGTATAAAGCCTACAAAGCGTTAAAAGAATCCCCGCAATTCAATGACATGACGGTGGCGCAAAAAAAGGTGATCGATAATGCGCTGCGGGATTTCCATTTGTCGGGCATTGATTTGCCCAAGGACAAGCAAGTCCGCTATGGCGAGATCAGCAAGCGGCTGTCGGAACTGACCAGTAAATTTTCCGAAAATGTATTGGACTGTACAAATGCATTCAGTCACCACGTTAAAGACGAAAAAGAGTTGAGCGGGCTGCCGGAAACACAGTTGCAGGCCGCAAAATTGGCCGCTGAAGCGAAACAAATGGATGGTTATTTATTAACGCTGGATATTCCGGTTTACATTGCCGTAATGACCTATTGCGATAACCGGGATCTGCGTAAGACATTTTATGAGGCCTACAACACCAAATCCTCTGAGTGCGGGCCTTTTGCCGGGCAATGGGATAATAATCCGTTAATGGATGAGATTCTGGCGTTGCGCCATGAATTGGCTGTGCTGTTGGGGTTTAATAATTACGCAGAACGTTCCATCGCCACCAAGATGACCGAGACCACCGATCAGGTGCTGAACTTTCTCTACGATCTGTCGGAAAAGGCACTACCGGCCGCGCGAAAAGAAGTTGAAGAACTGCAACAATTCGCTGCATTGCAATTTGAGCACCCGGATCTGCAAGCCTGGGATGTGGGCTACTTTAGCGAAAAACTAAAACATCAGCGCTATGCTATTTCCCAAGAAGCACTGCGTCCCTGGTTTCCATTGGAAAAAGTCCTGTCCGGTTTATTTGAAATTGCCACCCGCTTGTTTGGTGTGACGTTTGAAATGGATAGCCGTGTTGATGTGTATCACAACGATGTACGTTTTTATCGCGTGTATCGTGATGGCGAAGCGATAGCTGGATTTTATCTGGATCTTTATGCCCGTGCCAATAAGCGGGGCGGTGCCTGGATGGATGTCTGCCGTTCACGCCGTCGTACTGTGGCGGGGGAATTACAAAAACCGATTGCTTATTTAACCTGTAACTTCAATGGTCCGGTGGGAGAAAAACCCGCGTTGTTGACCCACTCCGAAGTCACCACTTTATTCCACGAATTCGGCCATGGCCTGCACCATATGCTGACTCGGGTAGAGGAAGATGCCGTATCCGGCATTGCCGGGGTTGCCTGGGACGCGGTTGAATTGCCCAGCCAATTTCTGGAGAACTGGTGTTGGGAAAAAGAAGCCATACCCTTGATGTCCGGCCATTTCGAAAGCGGCGAACCGTTGCCGGATGAAATGCTGGAAAAAATGCTGGCCGCAAAAAACTTTCAGTCGGCCATGATGATGGTGCGCCAACTGGAATTCTCCATATTCGATTTTCGTATCCACCTTGAATATCAACCGGGCATGAATATTCACTCGGTGTTGCAGGCCGTGCGCGAGCGTGTTTCGGTGATCTCGCCACCGGAGTTCAATCGCTTTGAATGCAGCTTCAGCCACATTTTTGCCGGTGGCTATGCGGCGGGTTATTACAGTTACAAATGGGCCGAAGTGTTGTCTGCCGATGCGTTCTCCCGCTTTGAAGAAGAAGGCATTTTTAATTCTGAGATTGGTCGGGATTTTCGCCAGCACATTCTGGAAATGGGCGGATCGGAGGAACCGATGGCATTGTTCAAGCGTTTCCGTGGCCGCGAACCGAAAGTGGATGCGCTATTACGACACTCCGGGTTGACTGGCTAA
- a CDS encoding YheV family putative metal-binding protein translates to MRKQFIAGAKCPQCNLLDKIFVYHKDGDDIAQCNACGYISVRPKEVEPQPEPVDVDGVVKIMGKKPDSKE, encoded by the coding sequence ATGCGGAAACAGTTTATCGCGGGGGCCAAGTGCCCCCAATGCAATCTGCTTGATAAAATCTTCGTTTATCACAAAGACGGCGATGACATTGCGCAATGTAATGCCTGTGGCTATATCAGTGTCAGACCGAAGGAGGTCGAACCCCAGCCGGAGCCCGTCGATGTCGATGGCGTGGTGAAGATAATGGGTAAGAAGCCGGACAGCAAAGAATAG